A region from the Chitinivorax tropicus genome encodes:
- a CDS encoding ferritin-like domain-containing protein: MMNTLEQEKHELYRRLQVALAIELSTIPVYMTSLISIKPGRNRVAANIIRSVMMEEMLHLSLAGNLLSAIGGRVQFDADTLPAFPLLLKFDGKGFKDREFEVDLGPFSEKNIAIFTEIELPDGWRERRMLPMAVPELDVPGYTIGAFYDAILQSLTALCTAHGQAAVFTGNPAHQLNWNFYWAGGGRPVIITDLASAKEAIEIIVTQGEGARHSMYDDDHHYFGQPESIAHFFRFREIQFGRHYQRGDNPRQPPTGEPFEVDYNEAYPIKVNAKATDYAGDPAMARLNNTFNSLYSLMLYQIAEALNGATGAMYTAILNSMHDMTAIALQMVATPIANDPSGRHGAPSFEWVSPTPGQTGDTP; the protein is encoded by the coding sequence ATGATGAATACCCTGGAACAGGAAAAGCATGAGCTGTACCGTAGGCTACAGGTTGCCTTGGCCATCGAGCTGTCCACCATTCCGGTCTATATGACTTCACTGATCAGCATCAAACCAGGCCGGAATCGGGTAGCCGCCAATATCATCCGTAGCGTGATGATGGAGGAGATGCTGCACCTGTCGCTGGCGGGTAATCTGCTCTCAGCCATCGGCGGGAGGGTACAGTTCGACGCCGACACCCTCCCCGCCTTCCCGCTGCTGCTGAAATTTGACGGCAAGGGGTTCAAAGATCGCGAATTCGAAGTTGATCTCGGGCCATTCAGCGAGAAGAACATCGCTATTTTCACCGAAATCGAGCTACCTGATGGTTGGCGCGAGCGACGGATGCTGCCCATGGCCGTGCCGGAGCTGGATGTCCCAGGCTATACCATCGGCGCATTCTACGACGCCATTCTGCAAAGCCTGACTGCACTGTGCACGGCACATGGCCAGGCCGCCGTCTTCACGGGCAACCCGGCACACCAGCTGAACTGGAATTTCTACTGGGCTGGCGGGGGGCGGCCTGTCATCATCACCGACCTCGCCTCCGCCAAGGAAGCCATCGAGATCATTGTCACCCAGGGCGAGGGAGCCCGACACTCGATGTATGACGACGATCACCACTATTTCGGTCAGCCGGAATCGATCGCCCATTTCTTCCGCTTCCGCGAGATCCAGTTTGGCCGACATTACCAACGAGGGGACAATCCACGGCAGCCCCCCACCGGAGAGCCATTCGAAGTCGATTACAACGAGGCCTACCCGATCAAGGTCAATGCCAAGGCAACCGACTATGCCGGCGACCCCGCCATGGCAAGGCTCAACAACACATTCAACAGCCTGTATTCCTTGATGCTGTACCAGATCGCTGAAGCGCTCAATGGCGCGACAGGCGCCATGTATACCGCCATTCTCAACAGCATGCACGACATGACCGCCATCGCCTTGCAGATGGTGGCCACCCCCATCGCCAATGACCCCAGCGGACGCCATGGTGCGCCCTCGTTTGAATGGGTGTCGCCCACCCCAGGGCAGACGGGAGACACACCATGA
- a CDS encoding carbonic anhydrase — MDDLSKFLQGFHRFKQKYFADDKALYERLTQEGQKPSTLVIGCCDARVDPALITDCAPGDMFVIRNVANLVPPREVGPTNQGVSAALEFGVSVLNVERIIVLGHAHCGGIASLMKDDMGTASAGYLARWIGIAEPARQRVWEEFADKPIEEQIRACEMASILVSLNNLLTFPWIRERVEQGQLNLHGWYFDIEQGDLLGYHPPSGEFISLGGK; from the coding sequence ATGGACGATCTCAGCAAGTTTCTTCAAGGGTTCCACCGCTTCAAGCAAAAGTACTTTGCGGATGACAAAGCCCTCTATGAGCGCCTGACCCAAGAGGGCCAAAAGCCCTCCACGCTGGTCATCGGCTGCTGCGACGCACGCGTCGATCCGGCATTGATCACCGATTGCGCCCCAGGCGACATGTTCGTCATCCGCAACGTCGCCAACTTGGTGCCCCCCCGTGAAGTCGGCCCGACCAACCAGGGTGTTTCAGCTGCGCTGGAATTCGGCGTATCGGTGCTGAATGTCGAGCGGATCATCGTATTGGGCCACGCCCACTGTGGCGGTATCGCCTCACTGATGAAAGACGACATGGGTACCGCATCTGCAGGCTATCTGGCACGTTGGATCGGCATTGCCGAGCCCGCCCGGCAGCGCGTCTGGGAAGAGTTCGCTGACAAACCGATCGAGGAACAGATCCGCGCCTGCGAAATGGCGTCGATTCTGGTCTCACTGAACAACCTGCTGACCTTTCCCTGGATTCGCGAGCGAGTCGAACAAGGCCAGCTGAACCTGCATGGCTGGTATTTCGACATCGAGCAAGGCGACCTGCTGGGCTATCACCCCCCAAGTGGCGAGTTCATCTCATTGGGCGGCAAATAA
- a CDS encoding carbonic anhydrase has protein sequence MQDIERFLNGFRQFQQKYFVDQPALFDDLRQGQHPATLLIGCCDSRADPALLMGCDPGDIFTIRNVAALVPPLEHGTTNQGVSAAIEFAVCGLNVSRIIVLGHAYCGGIRALMQGGGHLTPQGFLTRWVNIAKPAREHVLKDPHLTSPEARQKAAELASILVSLENLLTFPWVKAKVESGQLSLHGWYFDIEQGALLAYSPRRGTFLPVVCPIDKPPTS, from the coding sequence ATGCAAGACATCGAACGCTTTCTGAATGGCTTCCGGCAATTTCAGCAGAAATACTTCGTCGATCAGCCAGCCTTGTTCGATGATCTCAGGCAGGGGCAACACCCAGCCACACTACTGATCGGCTGCTGCGATTCGCGCGCTGACCCGGCCTTGTTGATGGGCTGCGATCCAGGCGATATTTTTACCATCCGCAATGTGGCGGCGCTCGTTCCACCACTCGAACACGGCACCACCAATCAAGGTGTCTCCGCAGCCATCGAGTTTGCCGTATGCGGGCTGAATGTCTCGCGCATCATCGTACTGGGCCATGCCTACTGCGGCGGCATCCGTGCATTGATGCAAGGTGGGGGCCACCTCACACCACAAGGGTTTCTGACCAGATGGGTCAACATTGCCAAACCCGCTCGGGAACATGTTCTCAAAGACCCACATCTGACCAGCCCCGAAGCCCGCCAAAAAGCCGCCGAGTTGGCGTCCATCCTGGTATCGCTGGAAAACCTGCTGACGTTTCCCTGGGTCAAGGCCAAAGTCGAATCCGGCCAACTCAGCCTGCATGGTTGGTACTTCGATATCGAACAAGGAGCGCTACTGGCCTACTCCCCCCGGCGCGGCACCTTCTTGCCGGTTGTCTGTCCAATCGACAAACCACCCACATCCTGA
- the prfB gene encoding peptide chain release factor 2 (programmed frameshift): MEAERLNQIVNSLQDLAARNDELRRYLDYDQKKDRLEEVTRLTEDPSIWNDPKKAQELGKERKLLEGVVDTIDSVAAAIADSLELFEMGRSEEDWDTVAAVEADATDIEKRVADLEFRRMFNDPMDPNNCFIDIKAGAGGTEAQDWAGMLERMYLRYCERKGFKVEVLEESEGEVAGISSATLKISGEYAYGLLRTEVGVHRLVRVSPFDSNARRHTSFSSVFVYPEVDDSFEIEINPADLRTDTFRASGAGGQHINKTDSAVRITHMPTGIVVQCQNDRSQHRNRDEAMSMLRAKLYELELRKRNEAKQALEDSKSDIGWGHQIRSYVFDQSRVKDLRTNVEVGNVKGVMDGDLDIFIEASLKQGV; encoded by the exons ATGGAAGCAGAACGCCTCAATCAGATCGTCAACTCGCTGCAAGACCTCGCCGCTCGCAACGATGAGCTGCGGAGGTATCTT GACTACGATCAGAAAAAAGATCGCCTCGAAGAAGTCACCCGCCTGACCGAAGACCCCAGCATCTGGAACGACCCCAAAAAAGCACAGGAGCTGGGCAAGGAACGCAAGCTGCTGGAAGGCGTCGTTGATACCATCGACAGCGTTGCCGCTGCCATTGCCGATAGCCTGGAGCTGTTCGAAATGGGCAGGTCGGAAGAAGACTGGGACACCGTGGCTGCGGTCGAGGCCGATGCCACTGATATCGAAAAGCGTGTCGCGGATCTGGAATTCCGTCGGATGTTCAACGACCCGATGGACCCCAACAACTGCTTCATCGACATCAAGGCCGGCGCAGGTGGCACCGAGGCCCAGGACTGGGCAGGCATGCTGGAGCGCATGTATCTGCGTTACTGCGAGCGTAAAGGCTTCAAGGTGGAAGTGCTGGAAGAATCCGAAGGCGAAGTCGCTGGCATCTCCAGCGCCACACTGAAGATCTCCGGCGAATATGCCTATGGCCTTTTGCGGACCGAGGTCGGCGTACATCGGCTGGTGCGGGTTTCCCCATTCGACTCCAATGCCCGTCGGCACACCTCGTTCTCCAGCGTATTCGTCTACCCTGAGGTCGATGACAGCTTCGAGATCGAAATCAACCCAGCCGACTTGCGTACCGACACCTTCCGCGCTTCGGGTGCCGGCGGTCAGCACATCAACAAGACCGACTCTGCAGTACGGATCACCCACATGCCGACCGGCATCGTCGTCCAGTGCCAGAACGACCGTTCGCAGCACCGCAACCGCGATGAAGCCATGAGCATGCTGCGTGCCAAGCTGTATGAGCTGGAGTTGCGTAAACGCAACGAAGCCAAGCAGGCATTGGAAGACAGCAAATCCGACATTGGCTGGGGCCACCAGATCCGCTCTTACGTCTTTGACCAATCCCGCGTCAAAGACCTGCGGACCAATGTCGAGGTGGGCAACGTCAAAGGTGTCATGGATGGGGATCTCGACATCTTCATCGAAGCCAGCCTGAAACAGGGCGTGTAA